Proteins encoded by one window of Patescibacteria group bacterium:
- a CDS encoding ComEC/Rec2 family competence protein: MNRSKILLLCSISFITGIGIASLIRLPLFGSYFLLIIFIVAFFLNKKKLFLHYLIIFSICFLIGVLRCELTEPEKTISNQQKEIVLKGIIIEEPEDRENCSELIIKNVLTKEKILLRTDLYPEYSYGDKIKIKCKPKIIDAKSSYGRYLTKNKIKFICYYPEISLQSKNNGNKFYAKILKQKQKSRNIIEKTLPDPESKILSAIILGYKKQIPNDWREKFAQVGISHITAISGMHLVIISFILLSILISIGIWRQKAFYITLILLWLFIIMIGFPASAFRAGIMISVIMWARHLGRVNNLISVLSLTASFLLIINPLFLFGDVGFQLSFLAILGIIYLSPIFYKWLKNIPDFYGLKKILIITLSAQAATLPVAVYHFGNIPFLALPVNLIAVPILPVILFLGLILIFSGFIAIKLAVVIGWIVWAILNMFLKIVSLFVSLPLSHFYMEKINFLIILIIYALIIIGVHYWKKNNKFETFFN; the protein is encoded by the coding sequence ATGAACAGATCTAAAATATTGCTTTTATGCTCTATTTCTTTTATTACTGGCATCGGAATTGCCAGCCTGATAAGACTGCCTCTTTTTGGGAGTTATTTTTTATTAATTATATTTATTGTTGCCTTTTTTTTAAATAAAAAAAAATTATTCCTGCATTATTTAATCATTTTTTCTATTTGTTTTTTAATAGGAGTATTACGATGCGAATTAACAGAGCCTGAAAAAACAATCTCTAATCAACAAAAAGAAATTGTTTTAAAAGGAATAATAATAGAAGAGCCTGAAGATAGAGAAAATTGTAGCGAGCTAATTATTAAAAATGTTTTAACAAAAGAAAAAATATTATTAAGAACAGATCTTTATCCAGAATATTCTTACGGCGATAAGATTAAAATAAAATGTAAGCCAAAAATTATAGACGCGAAAAGCTCCTATGGCAGATATTTGACAAAAAACAAAATAAAATTTATCTGCTATTATCCTGAAATCAGTTTGCAATCCAAAAACAATGGAAATAAATTTTACGCAAAAATTTTAAAACAAAAACAAAAAAGCAGAAATATTATTGAAAAAACTTTGCCAGACCCTGAATCAAAAATACTTTCAGCAATTATTTTAGGATATAAAAAACAAATTCCAAATGATTGGCGGGAAAAATTCGCGCAAGTCGGAATCAGCCATATTACGGCTATCTCTGGAATGCATCTTGTCATTATTAGTTTTATTTTACTGTCTATTTTAATTTCTATTGGAATATGGCGGCAAAAAGCGTTTTATATAACACTTATTTTATTATGGCTGTTCATTATAATGATTGGATTTCCAGCTTCAGCGTTCCGAGCCGGAATTATGATTAGCGTAATTATGTGGGCGCGACATTTAGGCAGGGTTAATAATTTAATCAGCGTTTTATCGCTCACGGCCAGTTTTCTCCTTATTATTAACCCGTTATTTCTTTTTGGAGATGTTGGATTTCAATTATCATTTTTAGCAATTTTAGGAATTATTTATCTATCCCCAATTTTTTACAAATGGCTTAAAAATATCCCTGATTTTTACGGATTAAAAAAAATTTTAATTATCACGCTTTCAGCTCAAGCAGCCACACTTCCGGTAGCTGTTTATCATTTTGGAAATATTCCCTTTTTGGCTTTGCCTGTTAATCTAATTGCCGTTCCTATTCTGCCTGTTATTCTTTTTTTAGGGCTAATATTAATATTTTCAGGATTTATCGCGATTAAATTAGCTGTTGTTATTGGATGGATAGTTTGGGCTATTTTAAATATGTTTTTGAAAATAGTTAGTTTATTTGTTTCGTTGCCGTTAAGCCATTTTTATATGGAAAAAATTAATTTTTTAATAATACTGATAATTTACGCGTTAATTATTATAGGAGTTCATTATTGGAAAAAGAATAATAAATTTGAAACATTTTTTAATTAA